The DNA sequence AGAAAATAAATAAAGGAGAGAACAATGAATGAAGTAAGGAAAGAACAAAAAGGAACAATCCATGAGTCAGAAGCCGTCTGAGATATTCACCCTGTAGTCCTTCGTATGCCCCTTGGTTTGGTGAACAGAAGGTCACTGTAGGGAAGTCTTTTAAACTTGTCTCTCCCAACAGCCACGTAAAACTGCCCACTCTCCAAGTCCTTTCCATCGTTCACATGATTACCATCAAAGGTGTAAAGGCTGTAAAAAAAGACGAGAAAATGCACACATCACCTGTCATTTAGGAAAAAGAGGACGAAGACGTTATAAACCAGATCTAATGTCACGTTGACAATGAAACTCACAGGAcgagtttcccagacacagatgaagcctAATCctgaacaacaaaaaaaatgtatttgataggAGAATCCCCATTCAGTATGATTTTCAGTCCTGGACTAGGTTttaaatctgtgtctgggaaactgcgCCCGAAAAAAATGGATGAAACGGATTAATAATTGACTTAAAAACAACATCTATTTAAGTGAAACCAATGACGTTTGGGTACCTTCGTACACACCCCAGGATTCTCCAACCCATTTTGTCAGTGATCATCTCCAGAACCCTGTCGTATTGGCCCAGTATCCGTTGGGGTATCAGCAGCCTTAACGCTGGGGTCAACACATCACCGTTCGCTACCACGCTGTCAGGAGAATCAGAGAACTTCACAATCAGAACACGTAACATACTCACTATACGACTGTCGTACCTGGCTGGCTCACTGAGCTATTTTCAAGATGaatactctggataagagcttctgctaaatgactcaaaatgccaaataaactgggtggtttcgaaccctgaatgctgattggctgacagctgtggtataccagaccgtataccacgggtatgaccaaaacatgtatttttcactgctctaattacgtcggtaaccagtttataatacgAGTAAggctttgtggtatatggccaatataccacggctaagggctgtatccagaccCTCCGCGTTGTGCGtaacaacagcccttagccgtggtatattggccatataccacaccccctcgaaCCTTATTGGTTAATTATAACACAATTAACATCAGGCGCCAGTTCAGATCCATATCAATCACAAACAACTGTGATGATGTAGTAgggtctacctgtatagtaacacaacacacagacacattcacacaggGACAAATGTAAGTTGAACTTACAAAATCGAACAGGGCTCTTTGATGGGTTTCAGGAATCTTGCTGATACAATGATTCGACTCTGGGGCACCGGTTTAGCCTGTGGATAAGGctaaaagtagaggagagatttatttaacttggcaagtcagttaaggacaaattcttattcacaatgacggcctaccagggaacagtgggttaactgcctgtttgaGAAGAGTCCTAAACCCAGTTAACAGTCCATCCTAGCCCTACTTCTTCTTCAGTGTGGCAGACAGACCCACAGCAGGCCGTTTGGGAAGAGTCCTAAACCCAGTTAACAGTCCATCCTAGCCCTACTTCCTCTTAAGTGCAGCAGTCAGACCCACAGCAGACTGTTTGGGAAGAGTCCTAAACCCAGTTAACAGTCCATCCTAGCCCTACTTCTTCTTCAGTGTGGCAGACAGACCCACAGCAGACTGTTTGGGAAGAGTCCTAAACCCAGTTAACAGTCCATCCTAGCCCTACTTCCTCTTAAGTGCAGCAGACAGACCCACAGCAGACTGTTTGGGAAGAGTCCTAAACCCAGTTAACAGTCCTTCCTAGCCCTACTTCTTCTTCAGTGTGGCAGACAGACCCACAGCAGGCTGTTTGGGAAGAGTCCTAAACCCAGTTAACAGTCCATCCTAGCCCTACTTCTTCTTAAGTGCAGCAGACAGACCCACAGCAGGCTGTTTGGGAAGAGTCCTAAACCCAGTTAACAGTCCATCCTAGCCCTACTTCTTCTTCAGTGTGGCAGACAGACCCACAGCAGGCCGTTTGGGAAGAGTCCTAAACCCAGTTAACAGTCCATCCTAGCCCTACTTCCTCTTAAGTGTGGCAGGCTGTTTGGTCACAGCCAGGGTTCTGAGTGTTGTTTGAGAGCCTCTTTAATTGAACCAATCAGAGGAACATGACAGTGGTGAGGGTGGCTCTCATAAATAGACTGGCCTATTAAACCTCCACTAGTCATGATTAGAACAGAAATCATGcagtggatgtgtcccaaatgacaccctattccctatagagtgcccTACCTTTTGGCCGGAGcactatggtccctggtcaaaagtgatGCACTTACATTGGATTGCAAGTGCCGttttgggacacagcctgtgTGCTTGTGGCTGCTCCTCTGCAAATAAACTGATTGTAAATAAAACCCTTAGCGCTGGACAAGGAGGTTACGGGAGGGTGTGACGTCTGTGTTTCCACCGCTCGGTGTGTGGTGAGAGATCTGACCACGAGGCGCTCTGCGGCAGGCAACAATGGTTGATTAAAGATGCTATTCCGGATTAAATATGTATTGAAGGAGGTTGATTATCATCACTACATTAGTCATTCATAGTCACCGATCTGCCAACAAAGTGATTCTTCACAAACCACAAAGAAGGAGGTGACTAAACCCTGGTGTATTCGCCTCTCACTTAGCTGATCTTTCTCAAACAGCACTGAACACGTTGACATGCAcgccaatatcctgttattattcaggttaccacgTTGACATGCAcgccaatatcctgttattattcaggttaccacggttacatgcacgccaatatcctgttattattcaggttaccacggttacatgcacaccaatatcctgttattattcaggttaccacggttacatgcacgccaatatcctgttattattcaggttaccacgTTGACATGCAcgccaatatcctgttattattcaggttaccacggttacatgcacgccaatatcctgttattattcaggttaccacggttacatgcacaccaatatcctgttattattcaggttaccacgtttacatgcacaccaatatcctgttattattcaggttaccacggttacatgcacaccaatatcctgttattattcaggttaccacggttacatgcacaccaatatcctgttattattcaggttaccacggttacatgcacgccaatatcctgttattattcaggttaccacgTTGACATGCAcgccaatatcctgttattattcaggttaccacggttacatgcacgccaatatcctgttattattcaggttaccacggttacatgcacaccaatatcctgttattattcaggttaccacggttacatgcacgccaatatcctgttattattcaggttaccacgtttacatgcacaccaatatcctgttattattcaggttaccacgtttacatgcacaccaatatcctgttattattcaggttaccacggttacatgcacgccaatatcctgttattattcaggttaccacggttacatgcacaccaatatcctgatattattcaggttaccacgtttacatgcacaccaatatcctgttattattcaggttaccacggttacatgcacaccaatatcctgttattattcaggttaccacgtttacatgcacaccaatatcctgttattattcaggttaccacggttacatgcacaccaatatcctgttattattcaggttaccacggttaaatgcacaccaatatcctgttattattcaggttaccacggttacatgcacgccaatatcctgttattattcaggttaccacggttacatgcacaccaatatcctgatattattcaggttaccatgtttacatgcacaccaatatcctgttattattcaggttttacatgcacaccaatatcctgttattattcaggttaccacgtttacatgcacaccaatatcctgttattattcaggttaccacatttacatgcacaccaatatcctgtCATAttgtaatttccgacatttggtcggCCATATTGTAATTTCCGAGATTTGGTCGGCCATATTgaaatttccgacatttggtcggccatattgtaatttccgacatttggtcggccatattgtaatttccgacatttggtcggccatattgtaatttccgacatttggtcggccatattgtaatttccgacatttggtcggccatattgtaatttccgacatttggtcggccatattgtaatttccgacatttggtcggccatattgtaatttccgacatttggtcggccatattgtaatttccgacatttggtcggccatattgtaatttccgacatttggtcggccatattgtaatttccgacatttggtcggCCATATTGTAACTTCCGACATTTGGTCGGCCATATTGTAACTTCTGACATTTGGTCGGCCATATTGTAACTTCTGACATTTGGTCGGCCATATTGTAACTTCTGACATTTGGTCGGCCATATTGTAACTTCTGACATTTGGTCGGCCATATtgtaatttctgacatttggtcggccatattgtaatttctgacatttggtcggccatattgtaatttccgacatttggtcggCCATATTGTAACTTCTGACATTTGGTCGGCCATAttgtaatttccgacatttggtcggCCATATTGTAACTTCTGACATTTGGTCGGCCATAttgtaatttccgacatttggtcggCCATATTGTAACTTCTGACATTTGGTCGGCCATATtgtaatttctgacatttggtcggccatattgtaatttctgacatttggtcGGCCATATTGTAACTTCTGACATTTGGTCGGCCACATtgtaatttctgacatttggtcGGCCATATTGTAACTTCTGACATTTGGTCGGCCACATtgtaatttctgacatttggtcggccatattgtaatttccgacatttggtcggccatattgtaatttctgacatttggtcGGCCATATGTTTATCAACTATAGTTAAGGTACATGCAGCTTCTGTTCTGTTAGAAAACTAAATAAAGTAGTGCTGACCAGAATAATGTCTTAGAACGAATGCATTAGTAATCTAGTTAACACCGGTCTGTTTTGttttagggaccggggagaaaacTCAATAACTCCCAGAACAGTGGAAAGACCAGTCCCATGCAACATGTCCAACTATCATCAGTTTGACCGGTTTTAAGGAAATGAAAAAAATGTCAAAATGATAAAACACGTTTCTGATAAGACTTCAGTTCgtcttggatgcatattttatgtggttgaaatagtgTCTGCTTGCTTAACAGAGTCAAAGATAGCACATTACACGCGCATTCGCATTTTCTCAAGagatgctgaaagaaatcatatttctccactcctgttcccaagaaTAAATTAACATTTGTTGTATAATTTCACTGCAAGAAATGtataattctgcaggagttactAGTATATTACTCtacatgtgagaggttatagacctacagccaGTGTCCATTTAACCCAGATGAACTTAAATGAGGAACATTATGATAATTCATGGGTACAGTGATACTCATGAGCAGGATATCAAAAGGTGCATGTAAACATCTTATCCCAAATAAGACCTTAAGCGGATATGAGCTACTACCCAGAATACTGTGCGCATGTAAACATGGTGACTGACATTACACCTTTCATAGCTGATTCTTCGCAAACAAGCACCCAGAGACCAGGGCTTCTCAAACAGGCACCCAGAGACCAGGGCTTCTCAAACAGGTACCCAGAGGCCAGGGCTTCTCAAACAGGCACCTAGAGGCCAGGGCTTCTCAAACAGGCACCCAGAGACCAGGGCTTCTCAAACAGGCACCCAGAGACCAGGGCTTCTCAAACAGGCACCCAGAGACCAGGGCTTCTCCAACAGGCACCCAGAGACCAGGGATTCTCAAACAGGCACCCAGAGACCAGGGCTTCTCAAACAGGCACCCAGAGACCAGGGCTTCTCAAACAGGCACCCAGAGACCAGGGCTTCTCAAACAGGCACCCAGAGAACAGGGCTTCTCAAACAGGCACCCAGAGACCAGGGCTTCTCAAACAGGCACCCAGAGAACAGGGCTTCTCAAACAGGCACCCAGAGAACAGGGCTTCTCAAACAGGCACCCAGAGGCCAGGGCTTCTCAAACAGGCACCCAGAGACCAGGGCTTCTCAAACCGTCACCCAGAGACCAGGGCTTCTCAAACAGGCACCCAGAGACCAGGGCTTCTCAAACAGGCACCCAGAGACCAGGGCTTCTCAAACAGGCACCCAGAGACCAGGGCTTCTCAAACAGGCACTCAGAGACCAGGGCTTCTCAAACAGGCACCCAGAGACCAGGGCTTCACAAACAGGTACCCAGAGACCAGGGCTTCTCAAACAGGCACCCAGAGACCAGGGCTTCTCAAACAGGCACCCAGAGACCAGGACATCTTGTGAGTGAATGATGAACAATTAAAAACATGTTTCCCCTTTGAAGGCCAAATGTCATCAATCATTCAAAACAGTTGCAGTCTAATTGACAGCACAGCATGGCCAGCAAGCCAGGACCAGTAGAAGACAAGGTCTGGTGAGTTTCTCTTGGTAAAGTGGTGTGAATGGTGGATAGTGCAACAAGTCATCTCACCTGCCCTGAAGAAGTAAGGAGCATCCTCTTCTTTCTGGATCCTATCTGTGAATAACTGCAATTACAATGGAGGGACAAAGTTTTTCACTATTTTATAGTTATTGGAACATCAGTAGGGTGAGGTCAACTCGACCTTGAAATGTGAACGTCACAGACAGTGAGTCTGTCTTTCAGTATCAATGAACATCACAGACAGTGAGTCTGTCATTCAGTATACAATGAACATCACAGACAGTGAGTCTGTCATTCAGTATACAATGAACATCACCGACAGTGAGTCTGTCATTCAGTATACAATGAACATCACAGACAGTGAGTCTG is a window from the Oncorhynchus clarkii lewisi isolate Uvic-CL-2024 unplaced genomic scaffold, UVic_Ocla_1.0 unplaced_contig_8311_pilon_pilon, whole genome shotgun sequence genome containing:
- the LOC139394621 gene encoding doublecortin domain-containing protein 2-like, giving the protein MNSEKPRFLSQPVVKNIFVYRNGDPFYEARRLVVNQKRVSNFDTFLRDVTGGVQAPFGAVRNIYTPRMGHRVACLDHLQSGEQYVAAGREKFKKLDYSQIGSRKKRMLLTSSGQAKPVPQSRIIVSARFLKPIKEPCSIFVVANGDVLTPALRLLIPQRILGQYDRVLEMITDKMGWRILGCVRSLYTFDGNHVNDGKDLESGQFYVAVGRDKFKRLPYSDLLFTKPRGIRRTTG